The Primulina huaijiensis isolate GDHJ02 chromosome 10, ASM1229523v2, whole genome shotgun sequence region CTCTATAACATTGTtaattcacattttaaaatgaaattgatGAATGATTAACAACACAAATAATGTTACCTGATATATGAACTGAAAATGTATTGCAACTCGACCGTGAGCGATTTGTTGAAATCGTTTGATTTTTAGTGGGAGGAGAAATTGGGAGAGGATATTGGGGTTTGAAGGAGGAGGTgagggaattttttttttttttttaaagtaagtgGTGTAGCGCCGTGGCGCTATTTTTTCTGGGGACAAGCGCAGAGGCACTTGTGTGTTAGCGCCGCGGCGCCTTTTTTTCGCAAATctggcgccgcggcgctaacAAATTAACGCCTCGGCGCCACATTTGCGCAAATATGGCGTCGAGGCGCTAACACACAAGCGCCTCGGCACCCCATTTGCGCAAGTCTGGCGCCGAGGTGCTTGTGCGTGAGCGCCGCGGCGCCATATTTGCGCAAATGGGGCGCAAattagcgccgcggcgctacaatttacaaaaaaaaaaaacattgaatGAGATGAGAGGAAAGTTTTGTCAACTACATTTTTCTAACACTTAAATTGATTACAAATCATACGTTAATACAGATTAAAAAAAGACTTCAGCGTTGTTGTCTGTCTCTTAAACCCGGTGTATCCATCTCatttttaattcaagttgttCTTTCTCTACCAACTCTTCTTCTTTCACGTCTAACCGGATTGTGGCGCAATTCGAAAGTTGGAGGATCCCAGTATCGCTCATCTGCAAGAGGTTGAAATCTGCCTTCGTACGTTGCTAAGTACTCAGATAGGTTATACCAGGGCTGCACAAGTGTCGTGGGATCCAAGGAGTGCCACTTAGCTGTGCAAATAGCACGGGAACATGGGATGCCGAAAATCGTCCATTTACCACATGAACAATCACTCGTTGACAACTTGACGACATGCATATGTTGACCACGACTTGGTCTTCCTACCGTTGCAACAGAAGCAGTTTGATCACGTACATCGTATTTGGAAACACGATGTTCACTAGATTTTCTCGCCCATTTCTTATACTTCCGACATCCATAATCTGACCACAGTTGATTTTCCTGAACCATACGACCACTTCTTGTCACACGTTCAATGAAATATTGTATGCACCTCAAAAGTGTCAAGTGTACTATGGCAGATATAGGAAGTCTACGAGCACCTTTCAACACACTGTTTAAACACTCCGACATATTGGTTGTCATCACACCACGACGCCAACCACCGTCATGAGCCAAACTCCATTTTTCTTTAGCAATTCCGGCCAAATATCGGTGCGCCAGaatgtttttttgtttgattgCCTCCATTATTGAATCAAACTTACAGATTTGATTCTGTGTGCCTGCCGCCCAGCATAAATCTTTCAAATGTACGTCTTTGAACTTAGCGTTAAAGTTTGAACACACATGTCTCAAACAAAAACGATGCACACCGTAAGGAGGTTGAAAATATGGTAGATCTTCCGTTGCTCGCACGATTCCCTTATGCCTGTCAGAAATAAGACACAAACCATGTTCACCACGAACAACATGTCTTCCTAGGTTCTCCAAGAACCATTTCAAAGAATCTGTTGTTTCTTCATCAACAATAGCAAATGCTAGCGGTAGAACCTGATTGTTCGCATCCATAGTCACACCAATCAACATTTTGTGCTTGTATTTGGTATACAAGTGTGTACCATCGACACTAATTATTTTCCGACAATGTCGAAACCCATCAATACACGGCCTGAATGCCCAAAAAACATAGTTCAGTGTCTTACAAATATCAGTGTTGGCTCTCAGATGCTTCCACTCCACAACTGTTCCCGGATTATATTGGGACAAAGCACACATATATTTCGGAAGCAATTGAACGGAGCTCTCCCATGTACCATAAGCAATTTCCATAGCACGTTTCAAACTTCGCCATACCTTCTTGTACGATATTTGATATCCATATTTATCTTTCACATTTTCGATGATATACTTAATCTCGTAAGCAGGATCACAACGAACAACTCCCAATAGCGTATGTGCCACCATCTCACTGTTTAAATTCTTATGGTCTATACCGACAGAGGTAGATATACATATGTGAGGTTCGAcgtattttgttattttccaatAACCAGTCTTGGCCTTGAAAGAAGCGCGAAGTCCCCATCGACAAATGACAGTAGAAGAATTATTTTTACAACGTAACTTCCACAAATTGTGTGTGCTATCCTCGACACGGTACTCACGCCTGACAACTCTGACTGAATAATCTTTCACAGATGCAATAAGATCATTCTtatctttaaataacatattaacgCATAATTAACCCTTATCCGGATTGTAATAGCTTGATTGCACTTCAGAAGGTACATCGACAGAATCAACAGGTTCTTCCCcaaaaaatttgttgaaaaaAGATGGCATTTCAGAAGTGTTTGAAAGAAATGGTACGGTCTGCCTCTGTAATGTGTCATGCGGTGGTTGTCGAGATGATGTCCCCTCATCAGGATTTGTAAAAGTATTCACTTCATCATCAACATTCacatcttcttcttcagactCGCTGTATGACATATCGGGTTCAGAGTCAGTCCTACAAATATCATCATTATTGGCCTGATCCGGACAACGAGCACTCGTATGTAATGTTGGATTCGGCCAATATGGAGCATTAATTTGTTCCGACGAGACATTGATATATTGATCCCAAGACCCACTTACATCATCGAAACTCATATTACCGAGTCCTTCAGTAACCCGTGGAACATAAGATTCTTGCTCCTGGAAACCACCATATGTAGACGTACCGGGTTGGTTATAGAAACCTGAATCGGATACATGTGGAACATATGATTCAGGATCACCAAATCCACATCATGCTCAATTGAATTTTCTTCCACGTACAGATGCAAAATATGCATATTGTCACAATGCATTACAAACTGTAAAGCATCGTCATCAACGAGATTGACTTGAATTTCATGCCAAGATGCTCTCTCTATGAATGAATACTTTGTTGACATCTTTATAGAAAAATTCGCTGGATCGATTGTtaacattttatgcacaacTTCAGCTAACTCCATCAAATTAATAGATCGTAACACTCGTATCGGTCTAACAAATGGAATGCTATATTCAGCTGATCCATTATCGCTAACTATATGACCACCAAAATATAAGAGTACGACGATGTTAGACATTGCTAAcgaaatttgaaagaaaatttacGAGAAAATTGATAACTCATTCGTTGCATTTCTTATCAATTATATAGGAGAAAAAACGCGAAAATTATTCAGATTTACAATATTGTAGTTCACGTCCAAATTCATATCTTCAGCTTTCACGTGAAATGTCGGAGATAAGATAAAAAGCTGAAATGGTCAGAGATAAAGGCGGTCGAATGGAGCAGCGCCATGTGGAAGGTGATAATCTCAACAACCAATAAAAATcgataaagattaaaaaaaacttgtaataTACAGGGTCCGTGCTTGCATACATGGACCAGCGTCCGCGCTTTGCAAGTGCGGGCGCTGGTCCAAGCGCGGACGCTCCACCGTGGCGCAGCTCTGTGCTCTATAAGCACGGACGCTGTTCCACGTTAGCAGCATCCGCGCTTACAAAGCACGGATTGAGGTATTTGCGTccaacctttttttttaaattacttttgaaataattttttaaatttaaattattttaaaaaaaaaccctcgATCCTATCTTAGGTATTTGATCAAACGACATATAATGAATCACACACGATTTTTCTTGTGATGTAATTAAAGATAACAATGAGGAGTTTCGGTAAAATTTTATATCATCCGTTTTCgtctttatttattatattcatcTTCATTCACATTCTCGTCGGTTATTTAATTTCATCTTCATCTCCGTCAGAGAATTGAATATTCATATCTTATCCAAATATTATATTACCACATATAATtgtattttctcaaatttgaattttttcgaataagttatgaatatttattaaattgctgagaataattaagaaaaataaatataaaaattaggaaattaaatattatagaagaaataataaaagaatAGAAACAATCCATCGTAACATCATTATCTTATAAAAATAACGTCAACTCTATACTAATAAATTTTATCATTCCATACAACTAATATCATTCAACGAAAACATATTTGAATTAACATCATAGCCCAAAAATCACaccgcacacacacacatttataTATAATCGGGTATTCGAGTCGATTATGAATAGGATTCTTTAAGACCCGTCTTCATTCCTATACCCGAAAATCTTCATACTTAACTATCCATTTATTTAATCAGGTAAAAAAAATTCCCTCTATACCTTCCTCCATTTGAATCGGGTATCAGATTTCTATCGAGTTCGGAGATAATTGTCATCCCTGAAGCAATTAAAGACAATATGAAAACTCATATGTGACACATACTACATCATTAGATAAAGGCGTAGAACAATACTCTTGGTGTAAGACCTAATAAAATCTACTTTGTTTATgtattttaacaataaaaaatctTAGAATAATTTGGTGTTGAAAAGGTTACTAAGGCGAAGTTTATGACAACTCATGATGTCTGAATTGTAATTTTCAAAGACATTGGTTTACTTGTTGAAGCGGGAAGTAGCTTCAAACAAAAGTCAGAGATGATCCGTGCAAGCTGTGGATAACATtttctatatttaatattttaattaaaaaccgtttatattttcatatttgaaatcgaaactttcattaaaaaaaattaaagagattattattatttatttattataagttAGTGAAATAATTAAATCTATTTTCCTTGATGTATGTCATAATtacccaaaaaaatcaaaatatatttaaatattgtatatatcttttgtgaaaacaaaaaaaaaaagaacattttaaaattacatgtttatcctttaaaacttatttttaacCCTTGAAAGTGTCATAAATGTACAATTTTCATATGTTATTCATCAACTGTTATCACCTTTATGTCAATCACTGAGGTGATATACATATATTGGACGtgataaatatacaaaaattgtaTATTCATTTGGTGAGCGTCATCTCATTGATGAACACGATTGGTGAGCATTATCTCAAAattgtataaatatatacataaaaatgtaaaatataagataaataaaagCCTGAGGGGTATTTGTAATTTCAGAAGTAATTGGATCTATGGACTATGTGTTAATTTTTCAGAAGCGTCGTAGAAATGTGAAAGCGTACATAatcgaaaataaaattttggatataactaaaaatttaggaaaattacattttgattttgTATATTCGTTTTTGCAATTCTGATTTTTCTAACATGAAATTGATGTGGTGTGTATGTCGTATTATCATATCAGGAATTTcgattaaaattatcaaaattaaaaaaatacattatctttgaaattttagttttttatggTTTCAAAATAGGGATTTATCAAATAATATTCGATTCCCAGTCAAATAATCCAATTCAACCCTCAAAATTTTtagtcaaaattatttttttccgaAATTGGCGAGTGTCTAAcaagtttaaatattttattatattaacataattatacattgaataaaaatatttatggcCTTTATTTATAGTTTGTATAGCTCGTAAACAAAACGGGATATTTTAAGACGAACTCAAGGAAAATTCTAACAAATAACATTCACATATTGAGTTCTAAACTCAATCTTGAATTTGCTAGTTTAAGCTTGAGTtcgaatttaatttttaaaaatattcgaCTCGACTAGACTCGATTTGTTGATCCACCAAACGTCTAATACCGTGGATATCCTAAATGTGGTTTCCACtcgggcaaaaacttgtgtgagacggtctcacgagtcgtatttgtgaaacggatctcttatttgggtcattcatgaaaaagtattactttttatgctaagaatattactttttattgtaaatatggatagggttgactcgtctcacggattgagacggtctcatgtgAGACTCACTATTCCACTCGAGGATAGAGTAGCATTTATTCACTCCAAATctcgaacaaaataatatagGAACTATATCTtcaatttcttttccaaaaaagaaatataatttaattctgGGTCCACCTGCGGATGGTCCTTATATAGATCAATTATTTTGACGGCAAAATTGGGAAACATCATGCATcggtgaattaattaattattataaaagcaataaattaattacaacttatttcaaaaaataataaaaatttaatagtaAGTTTTTCGTAGTCAGTCTTATTATTTATGTGAAATAAATCAACTCTCTTTATCTTtagactaaaaaaaataattttgacataaaaaataatattttcatagaTTAGATCGAGTAGAAattatgtctcacaaaatttactCGTGAGacaatttcatataaatttttgtgataatataattatatcattggTTCACAATTCATGATGGACATTATACAAACAAGTTATGAGATATTATGATAAAATAAATCCTATAATTATTCTAAAGACCTCAATTTATTAAACATTTATAATCTATATGgtcaataattaattatggtAATGTCAAGATTTAACTATTATTGTAGCGATACTATTGAAGAAtcgattattttttcaaatttctatCGTCATAAATTTGACTACTTTTGTTTTGGATAATTAGTATTGTGGCTAAAattatgattaaattattttttcatgttgCTTAAAACTCCAAAATTGAAACAATTTCGtttcaaaataaacaatttttgCACATAAAAACAGGGAAAATCGTatttttcattcattttttttttgtaattatgatttaatatgttataatttcaGTCTTAtgtattttgtaaataaaaaaattaaagaaaaaacttCGAATTTGGTAATAAACTTTAGTGGTCTAATCGACATGaatttttacaataattattcaataactcaaaataaaaaattttacattAGAGTACAGTTTAAAGTTTTCGagaaaaattctttaaaaaaaatattattcgaaATTAAAGCAGTGGCGAATTCAACGAAGAATCCACTAAATTAAGAATGCTGCTCCAATAATTCTTGTTATCCTCTAAATAATCACCACCTTTAGCGCCGCCGCTATCCgagccgccgccgccgccgtcTGCATACGTGCTAAGCAGAAGATCCGTAAACGTCTCGACGAAATTCTCACAAGGAACCTGCTCCGAAGAATTATTATTCCCGCTCAGAGATTCCCAAACCCACGCGTTCTCCACCACTGGAGGAATTTCGTTTATCTCCGGCAGGAAGGTAATTGAGTTCCCGAATCCTTTCCACTCTCCTTCGTTTTCCTCTTCTGCGATTCCGCCGTCACATGATTCGGATGAATTCACGATTAATGCAGCGGCGCTCTCTCCGATATTCCCCGTGCCTGAGCGGAGTGTCGAAGTTGGAGATTCCGAATCGCGGCCCAGTTCAGTCACTGAAGCAACTGTTCCACCAGCATTATTGGCTTCCGTAGTTTTTTCCCAAAGCCCTCCGCCGTTGGACGCTTTCGTCACATCCAGATATCGGGTCGGGCCCACGTGCGGGCTAGAAATGAGAGCCAGTTCCGGGTTCTGGGAACAAGTAAAAAGAGTATATTAATTATCTAATATtagagaaattatatttttgaatcaTTCTTAAGTTTTTCATAGCTTTTAATCCTTCCGGTTCGTTGCAACATAAAATGAcgtataaataaaattatttttgataaaatcaataaCTTTCTGTCAGACCTGAAACAAATTTGCATCAACCGAACGAAGCTTAGACTGCCTGACTAGTCGGGCTTCAGCTTGGAGCCGAGCGCTCTCCCACTGCGCCATATGGCTGAGATTAGCCGAGCTCTTGGAATTCACGTCGCGGGACAGAAGGGCGTCGTTTTTGGGCTTATGGGTGATCGGGTCAATACCCATTTTGGCCAAGCGCTTCTTAACATGTGTGTTCCAATAATTCTTAATCTCGTTGTCTGTTCTTTTGGGCAAATGAGTGGCAATGGCCGACCACCTGTGAACAAAGACACAACACCGTTTGTTGTCTCATTGCACCATGTAAACTGATACAAGAACTTCGTAACATCTATAAAATGCTCTACCAAAAAGCTAAATTTTGAGGAAAAATGTCGAGGTCtcgaattaaaaattattttatttgaatttcatGCTCGAATGATTAGTTGACACATCTTAAAGTTGATTTATATTTACATATCCAGCTTTCATCAAAGTTCTTGATTTCAACCGGACACACGagcgataaaaaaaaaaaaaaggatgctcctgcaattttaaataaatttgaggCAGATGGTGCAAGAGTATTGAGAGCAACGATGCATCGCAGAGAGTAAATGCTGCTACTCATCACAACTCTGACATTAGAGAATAATTAATTAGTCTTTTCCCATCTCCATAAATAGCAGtcaaactaaaaaaattaagaagGTTGAAATATAGACGTCAGAATTCTTACCAGAAACATTTGTTTTAGTTACCAAAATGCAATACTAAAAACAAACGAATCTCTTCATGTAATGATGATCTACCTGTTCCCCAAGAGAGCATGGAGCTGAATGATGGTTTGTTCTTCTTGCAAACTGAATTTTCCTCGTTTGATATCAGGCCTCAAGTAATTAGTCCACCTTAATCTGCAGCTTTTCCCACATCTCTCCAGCCCTGCTCGATTACGTACATAAAAACCGTCGAATTAGCAAGTTCTACCATATTCTCCTCGCTAAAAACGGGGCAAATCGCAGTTGCGACACTGTGAAAAGTCAAAAAAGACACCAAACTATCTATGTAAACCCCATGTTTTTTAAATCACTAGAGCATTTTGAAAAACATAAGACATAGTATTTCGTTGTCTTTTCAGTTTTACTAAAGGACGTCGAATGCAGTTCTCCCCTTAAAAAAACTGTTGAAAACGAATCACCAGCTTTGGCCGGCAAGGCGCGCCAGCTTCCATGGCCGTGTTCTTCGATATAAGCCAGCAGTTTCTGATCTTCTTCCGGTGTCCACGGACCTTTCTTCAACCCGATTTTATCGCAACACGGGGATCGACCCATATTTGCAAATGGCCgaataaatatgataatttttcgATCGATCTTGCTGAattatttattgattcatttgAATAAGATTAGGTGTAGCAGTAGAACATAATATGGGGAGAGGAAAGGGAAATGAAGACAGTTCAGTGCCAGTTCTGTGCAAGACAAGTCCGTGCTTTAAAtataagccaagattaataataataaaataaataataataaaaataaactacAGGGAGCAAAGATTTAATAGCCTGAGTCAGtctcattaatatatatattttttgaataaattttcgCATTAATATATGAACGTTATGATTGTATTATTATCGAATTAAATTATAGCTCCGTATAATATTTCCATTTTTCGGGGTATTGTCGGCGGATGGATTAATTGCAATCTCCAActcaaagattttttttttaatttctaaatgatattgaatttcaaatttatgcaattaaGTTATGTATACTTTAATCAGTTTGGTTGGGTTTTCTTAAACTAAgttttggttttgttttaattatctaagttttggttttgttttaattatcattatgagaaagacaaaaacttgtgtgagacggtctcacggatcgtattttgggtcatccatgaaaaaatattattttttatgctaagaataatactttttattgggaatatcggtagggttaacccgtctcacagataaagattcgtgagactgtctcacaagagacctagtCTGATAGAAATATctaatttgaaaatcaaactattttattttcaagtacATATCGGTGATTTATActatataaatcataaattatgttttcagttattaaatgtttaaaacaaaaataatcaaaacaaaCCATCAAACTTTAAGATTATGATTGGTACACAAAAAAGTtgacattaattaaaataattgttatCTTAACATAGAAAAAATGTGTGTAATTAAAAATATCTTGTTTGAAATAATTACAAGTTGAATGTGGCATAAGTATAACTCATGAGTACCTTCTTAGTCCATGGAACATATGTAAATTCAAAAAGTAAATTGCACAGGACATATCATATTTTTGAGTAAGTCTTATGTGAAactgtctcacgaatttttatccgtaagacgggtcaatcctacttatattcacaataaaaaataatactcttagcataaaaagtaatattttttcattgatgaccaaGTAAAAGATCTGTCTAATAAAATACGACacttgagaccgtctcacacaagttttgtacatattttttgcaaaaataaatttttatgtaacCTTTATGACATTACTCTGACGGAGTATCCTGGTGTCTTAAGAGTACATCTAACGATGAATATTTATCAATAATAATCAATTATCTGATATGtaataatgaaaaaatttcACACTTAGATGCACTATTGATAGTTGTCACTTTTAAAATGTAAGTTAATACCAATGATTCCCATTAATTCTCTCATTTTtccatatttaataattaaagtaAGTTAATACCAATGATTCCCATTTAAGTCTTGCATTTtcataattaacaaaatattgacataattgaaatattatagaatatgtatattgtgagacggtctaccAGATCTTAATTCGTTGGACAGGTCAAccatgctcatatttacaatagataataatatttttggtattaaaaaagtaatactttttacgAATTACCCAAATAGAATAtctgtatcataaaattgacatCTGAGACTGTctgacatgattttttttaaaaatattatataggGTCAAATTAGAAACAAATTGCTAAATAATGCATATTTTGACCCCAATAATTAATGGATTAATCTGATTGATTTCTGGGCTCAAATAAAAGTTCAACCCAAATAATTGTAATTGGTTGGACCTGAAACTCTATAATTATTAATAGGCGTATATTATTCAattcattatatatttaattcagCCAATCACTGcgcatttatttttcaaattttaattcatCATTAACCAGCCGCATACACGGTTATTACTTCACTTATCAcatgacttttatttatttattttttttctgctccatcacattttaaataattcattttacatataaaatataatacttgaatttattaaattaagaaATAGTTAAATAGGCGCTGGGAGAGCTTCCCCATCATGAATTCAATTCTACATCACTTTGAAGCAACATGGATTCAATAttaattggttttttttttcggCTTATAATTCttggtaaaacaaattttagtagTCCTTGTTGGTATGAATGTTGGGGCTAGAAATCTTGATGATACATAGTCGAGATAAGAATTTGACTCCTTATACTTAAAATGTTATTATCCTACTCAGATATGCAAAGTTGTTAGCACTACATGTCCGACGTGTGCTACAAGTGTTAAAAGTCATATGTAACtcaaaatgtttaaaatgttattgAACTTTGTGTATAAACTCTCAAGTTTCGAATCTATGTATTCGAAACTTAAAAGTTCAAATTCAGGATTTTATATCCAACAAATGTTTAGATTTAAACATATAATCAAGACCTTGTCTTTTTACGAACTCGTATTTTAAGCCTAAAAacttataaaattcaaaattaaaatgaaatccGAGAAAGGGAAAAAAGATGATGAAAAAGTACTTGATTTTGTAATTATTAGGATGATAGTTTTGTTGGCTCAATCTATGCAATCCTGGGAGTGTTACTCTCGATGCATTTTTTATAACTGCAAACATctaaattcaaacaaaaaacctcaaattttttgtttgaatttagACGTTCATGTATAAAAATGCACCGGGAGTTAATCTCGATGATTGAGAATGATACATATGTTGGAATAGATAGgcttaatgaataaaaattataggTGGAAGTtaataaaaacacaaaatgacttCACCAGAGGAGGAATCCGCGCTAAAAGAGTCACCAGGAAGTTCCAGGCAGCATAGGCAGTGCAGGGGCACACATTTTCAGTGTGCCCCTGCTTGTGTGGTGCTGCATGGCAGC contains the following coding sequences:
- the LOC140985931 gene encoding uncharacterized protein, translated to MLFKDKNDLIASVKDYSVRVVRREYRVEDSTHNLWKLRCKNNSSTVICRWGLRASFKAKTGYWKITKYVEPHICISTSVGIDHKNLNSEMVAHTLLGVVRCDPAYEIKYIIENVKDKYGYQISYKKVWRSLKRAMEIAYGTWESSVQLLPKYMCALSQYNPGTVVEWKHLRANTDICKTLNYVFWAFRPCIDGFRHCRKIISVDGTHLYTKYKHKMLIGVTMDANNQVLPLAFAIVDEETTDSLKWFLENLGRHVVRGEHGLCLISDRHKGIVRATEDLPYFQPPYGVHRFCLRHVCSNFNAKFKDVHLKDLCWAAGTQNQICKFDSIMEAIKQKNILAHRYLAGIAKEKWSLAHDGGWRRGVMTTNMSECLNSVLKGARRLPISAIVHLTLLRCIQYFIERVTRSGRMVQENQLWSDYGCRKYKKWARKSSEHRVSKYDVRDQTASVATVGRPSRGQHMHVVKLSTSDCSCGKWTIFGIPCSRAICTAKWHSLDPTTLVQPWYNLSEYLATYEGRFQPLADERYWDPPTFELRHNPVRRERRRVGRERTT
- the LOC140986708 gene encoding transcription factor MYB16-like — protein: MGRSPCCDKIGLKKGPWTPEEDQKLLAYIEEHGHGSWRALPAKAGLERCGKSCRLRWTNYLRPDIKRGKFSLQEEQTIIQLHALLGNRWSAIATHLPKRTDNEIKNYWNTHVKKRLAKMGIDPITHKPKNDALLSRDVNSKSSANLSHMAQWESARLQAEARLVRQSKLRSVDANLFQNPELALISSPHVGPTRYLDVTKASNGGGLWEKTTEANNAGGTVASVTELGRDSESPTSTLRSGTGNIGESAAALIVNSSESCDGGIAEEENEGEWKGFGNSITFLPEINEIPPVVENAWVWESLSGNNNSSEQVPCENFVETFTDLLLSTYADGGGGGSDSGGAKGGDYLEDNKNYWSSILNLVDSSLNSPLL